The proteins below are encoded in one region of Populus alba chromosome 2, ASM523922v2, whole genome shotgun sequence:
- the LOC118042675 gene encoding glutamate receptor 3.4 isoform X1, which produces MAMSLLNISGGRASMKRMLLLMLIAGICVSIEVVFGQAAAKGNGTDVSSSSSSRPSVVNIGTLYTYDSVIGRAAGPAIAAAVDDVNSDPTILPGTRLNLISHNTNCSGFLATVEVLQLMVNDVVAVIGPQSSGVAHIISHVVNELHVPLLSFAATDPTLSALQYPYFLRTTQNDYFQMYAIADIVSYFGWREVIPIFVDDDYGRSGISILGDALAMKRAKISYKAALAPGASKSQISDLLLKVNQMESRVYVVHVNPDSGLSLFSIARGLHMTTRGYVWIATDWLPSVVDALEPVDTDTMNILQGVIALRHHTQDTDLKKKFMSKWSSHKNSVGASGFNSYALYAYDTVWLAARALDVFLNEGGNLSYSSDPKLHETNGSAMNLSSMRVFDGGQEFLRTLLRMNFTGLSGQIQFDMDKNLVHPAYDVLNIGGTGSRRIGYWSDSSGLSTVTPEVLYTKPKNTSASSQHLYSVIWPGETSVVPRGWVFPENGKPLRIAVPNRISYVQFVSKDKNPPGVRGYCIDVFEAAINLLQYPVPHIYILHGDGKRNPVYNEIVQAVAEDRYDAAVGDVTIVTNRTKIVDFTQPFMESGLVVVAPVKEVKSSPWAFLKPFTFQMWLVTGAFFLLVGAVVWILEHRINGEFRGSPRKQLMTIFWFSFSTMFFSHRENTVSALGRFVLIIWLFVVLIINSSYTASLTSILTVQQLTSRIEGIDSLAAGNEPIGVQDGSFARNYLIDELNIAESRLVTLKSQEEYSTFLKLGPNRGGVAAVVDELPYIELFLSASDCAFKIVGQEFTKSGWGFAFQRDSPLAVDLSTAVLQLSENGDLQKIRNKWLTHADCSSQVNEIDENHLSLKSFWGLFLICGIACFISLVVFFCNIICQYRRFTPEDGEEAVEDEIQSPRPQRSVCSTSLKKLIDFADRKEAEIKEMIKPKSIDIKRQGNPSSDGHTISSA; this is translated from the exons ATGGCCATGTCTTTGCTGAATATTTCAGGTGGTAGGGCTAGTATGAAAAgaatgttgttgttgatgttgattGCTGGTATTTGTGTGTCCATTGAAGTTGTTTTTGGTCAGGCAGCTGCAAAGGGAAATGGAACTGatgtttcttcttcctcttcttcaagGCCGAGTGTTGTAAATATAGGAACTTTATATACTTATGATTCTGTGATAGGGAGAGCAGCTGGGCCAGCTATTGCAGCTGCTGTTGATGATGTCAATTCTGATCCAACCATTCTTCCTGGGACTAGATTGAACCTTATTTCTCACAACACTAATTGCAGTGGATTTCTTGCAACTGTTGAAG TTTTGCAGCTGATGGTAAATGACGTTGTTGCTGTAATTGGCCCCCAATCTTCTGGAGTAGCTCATATCATATCTCATGTTGTCAACGAACTTCATGTTCCACTTTTGTCATTTGCAGCAACAGATCCCACCCTTTCTGCATTACAGTACCCATATTTCCTCCGCACCACACAGAATGACTATTTCCAGATGTATGCAATTGCTGATATCGTTTCGTATTTTGGGTGGCGAGAGGTGATTCCCATTTTTGTGGATGATGATTATGGAAGAAGTGGGATATCTATACTGGGTGATGCCCTGGCAATGAAGCGTGCCAAGATCTCTTACAAGGCTGCCCTCGCCCCAGGAGCTTCTAAAAGTCAAATCTCCGACTTGTTACTTAAAGTTAACCAGATGGAATCTCGGGTTTACGTTGTACATGTAAATCCTGATTCTGGTTTGTCACTTTTTTCTATAGCTAGAGGTCTTCATATGACGACCAGAGGCTATGTTTGGATTGCTACAGATTGGCTACCTTCGGTTGTAGATGCATTAGAACCAGTTGACACTGACACAATGAATATTTTGCAAGGGGTTATTGCTCTTCGTCATCACACTCAAGATACTGATCtcaagaaaaaatttatgtCTAAGTGGAGCAGCCACAAGAATAGCGTTGGTGCTTCTGGTTTCAATTCTTATGCACTTTATGCCTATGATACAGTTTGGTTAGCTGCCCGAGCTCTTGATGTTTTTCTCAATGAAGGTGGAAATCTATCATACTCAAGTGATCCAAAGCTGCACGAAACAAATGGAAGCGCAATGAACTTATCATCAATGCGTGTTTTTGATGGAGGCCAAGAGTTTCTCCGGACACTTCTTAGAATGAACTTCACTGGTCTGAGCGGTCAAATTCAATTTGACATGGATAAGAACTTAGTTCATCCAGCCTATGATGTTCTTAACATTGGTGGGACAGGGTCCAGAAGGATTGGTTATTGGTCAGATTCCTCTGGTCTCTCAACTGTTACTCCAGAGGTCTTATATACAAAGCCTAAAAATACTTCTGCCAGTAGTCAACATCTTTACAGTGTAATATGGCCTGGTGAAACTTCGGTTGTACCTCGAGGATGGGTATTCCCTGAAAATGGGAAGCCACTGCGCATTGCAGTGCCCAACCGCATAAGTTATGTTCAGTTTGTCTCTAAAGACAAGAATCCCCCAGGGGTTAGGGGATACTGCATTGACGTCTTCGAAGCTGCAATAAACTTGCTGCAGTATCCTGTCCCgcacatatatattttacacGGAGACGGCAAGAGAAATCCAGTCTACAATGAGATTGTCCAAGCGGTTGCAGAAGAT CGTTATGATGCAGCTGTTGGAGATGTTACAATAGTCACAAATAGGACAAAGATTGTCGATTTTACACAGCCTTTTATGGAATCAGGGCTGGTTGTAGTAGCTCCGGTCAAGGAGGTGAAGTCTAGCCCCTGGGCTTTCCTTAAGCCATTTACTTTTCAAATGTGGCTTGTCACAGGTGCCTTCTTTCTTCTCGTGGGAGCTGTAGTCTGGATTCTTGAACACCGAATCAATGGTGAATTCAGGGGTTCACCAAGGAAACAACTTATGACAATATTCTG GTTTAGTTtctcaacaatgtttttttcacACA GAGAGAACACTGTGAGCGCCTTGGGACGATTTGTGCTGATCATTTGGCTATTTGTAGTGTTGATTATCAATTCAAGCTACACAGCTAGTTTGACATCCATCCTCACAGTGCAGCAGTTAACATCACGGATTGAAGGGATTGACAGCTTGGCCGCGGGTAATGAACCAATTGGAGTTCAAGACGGGTCATTTGCGAGGAACTACCTGATCGACGAGCTCAACATAGCAGAATCTAGACTTGTAACATTGAAAAGCCAGGAGGAATATAGTACTTTCCTTAAACTTGGACCAAATCGTGGTGGTGTGGCTGCCGTTGTTGATGAGCTTCCTTACATTGAGCTCTTCTTGTCTGCCTCCGATTGTGCATTTAAAATTGTGGGGCAAGAATTCACAAAAAGTGGATGGGGATTT GCGTTTCAAAGAGACTCTCCTCTAGCAGTTGACTTGTCAACTGCCGTTCTTCAACTTTCAGAAAATGGTGATCTCCAAAAAATCCGGAACAAATGGCTGACACATGCAGATTGCTCATCGCAGGTcaatgaaattgatgaaaatcaTCTGTCCCTGAAGAGTTTCTGGGGTCTGTTTCTAATCTGCGGCATTGCGTGCTTCATTTCCCTTGTCGTGTTCTTCTGTAATATCATTTGTCAGTACCGTAGATTTACTCCAGAAGATGGTGAGGAGGCAGTGGAGGATGAGATTCAGTCACCAAGGCCTCAACGCTCCGTTTGCTCAACTAGCCTCAAGAAATTGATCGATTTTGCAGACAGGAAAGAGGCAGAGATTAAGGAGATGATTAAACCAAAGAGTATTGATATCAAACGACAAGGTAACCCGAGCTCCGATGGGCACACCATTTCTTCAGCTTAA
- the LOC118042675 gene encoding glutamate receptor 3.4 isoform X2, translating into MAMSLLNISGGRASMKRMLLLMLIAGICVSIEVVFGQAAAKGNGTDVSSSSSSRPSVVNIGTLYTYDSVIGRAAGPAIAAAVDDVNSDPTILPGTRLNLISHNTNCSGFLATVEVLQLMVNDVVAVIGPQSSGVAHIISHVVNELHVPLLSFAATDPTLSALQYPYFLRTTQNDYFQMYAIADIVSYFGWREVIPIFVDDDYGRSGISILGDALAMKRAKISYKAALAPGASKSQISDLLLKVNQMESRVYVVHVNPDSGLSLFSIARGLHMTTRGYVWIATDWLPSVVDALEPVDTDTMNILQGVIALRHHTQDTDLKKKFMSKWSSHKNSVGASGFNSYALYAYDTVWLAARALDVFLNEGGNLSYSSDPKLHETNGSAMNLSSMRVFDGGQEFLRTLLRMNFTGLSGQIQFDMDKNLVHPAYDVLNIGGTGSRRIGYWSDSSGLSTVTPEVLYTKPKNTSASSQHLYSVIWPGETSVVPRGWVFPENGKPLRIAVPNRISYVQFVSKDKNPPGVRGYCIDVFEAAINLLQYPVPHIYILHGDGKRNPVYNEIVQAVAEDRYDAAVGDVTIVTNRTKIVDFTQPFMESGLVVVAPVKEVKSSPWAFLKPFTFQMWLVTGAFFLLVGAVVWILEHRINGEFRGSPRKQLMTIFWFSFSTMFFSHTAWTWCRREHCERLGTICADHLAICSVDYQFKLHS; encoded by the exons ATGGCCATGTCTTTGCTGAATATTTCAGGTGGTAGGGCTAGTATGAAAAgaatgttgttgttgatgttgattGCTGGTATTTGTGTGTCCATTGAAGTTGTTTTTGGTCAGGCAGCTGCAAAGGGAAATGGAACTGatgtttcttcttcctcttcttcaagGCCGAGTGTTGTAAATATAGGAACTTTATATACTTATGATTCTGTGATAGGGAGAGCAGCTGGGCCAGCTATTGCAGCTGCTGTTGATGATGTCAATTCTGATCCAACCATTCTTCCTGGGACTAGATTGAACCTTATTTCTCACAACACTAATTGCAGTGGATTTCTTGCAACTGTTGAAG TTTTGCAGCTGATGGTAAATGACGTTGTTGCTGTAATTGGCCCCCAATCTTCTGGAGTAGCTCATATCATATCTCATGTTGTCAACGAACTTCATGTTCCACTTTTGTCATTTGCAGCAACAGATCCCACCCTTTCTGCATTACAGTACCCATATTTCCTCCGCACCACACAGAATGACTATTTCCAGATGTATGCAATTGCTGATATCGTTTCGTATTTTGGGTGGCGAGAGGTGATTCCCATTTTTGTGGATGATGATTATGGAAGAAGTGGGATATCTATACTGGGTGATGCCCTGGCAATGAAGCGTGCCAAGATCTCTTACAAGGCTGCCCTCGCCCCAGGAGCTTCTAAAAGTCAAATCTCCGACTTGTTACTTAAAGTTAACCAGATGGAATCTCGGGTTTACGTTGTACATGTAAATCCTGATTCTGGTTTGTCACTTTTTTCTATAGCTAGAGGTCTTCATATGACGACCAGAGGCTATGTTTGGATTGCTACAGATTGGCTACCTTCGGTTGTAGATGCATTAGAACCAGTTGACACTGACACAATGAATATTTTGCAAGGGGTTATTGCTCTTCGTCATCACACTCAAGATACTGATCtcaagaaaaaatttatgtCTAAGTGGAGCAGCCACAAGAATAGCGTTGGTGCTTCTGGTTTCAATTCTTATGCACTTTATGCCTATGATACAGTTTGGTTAGCTGCCCGAGCTCTTGATGTTTTTCTCAATGAAGGTGGAAATCTATCATACTCAAGTGATCCAAAGCTGCACGAAACAAATGGAAGCGCAATGAACTTATCATCAATGCGTGTTTTTGATGGAGGCCAAGAGTTTCTCCGGACACTTCTTAGAATGAACTTCACTGGTCTGAGCGGTCAAATTCAATTTGACATGGATAAGAACTTAGTTCATCCAGCCTATGATGTTCTTAACATTGGTGGGACAGGGTCCAGAAGGATTGGTTATTGGTCAGATTCCTCTGGTCTCTCAACTGTTACTCCAGAGGTCTTATATACAAAGCCTAAAAATACTTCTGCCAGTAGTCAACATCTTTACAGTGTAATATGGCCTGGTGAAACTTCGGTTGTACCTCGAGGATGGGTATTCCCTGAAAATGGGAAGCCACTGCGCATTGCAGTGCCCAACCGCATAAGTTATGTTCAGTTTGTCTCTAAAGACAAGAATCCCCCAGGGGTTAGGGGATACTGCATTGACGTCTTCGAAGCTGCAATAAACTTGCTGCAGTATCCTGTCCCgcacatatatattttacacGGAGACGGCAAGAGAAATCCAGTCTACAATGAGATTGTCCAAGCGGTTGCAGAAGAT CGTTATGATGCAGCTGTTGGAGATGTTACAATAGTCACAAATAGGACAAAGATTGTCGATTTTACACAGCCTTTTATGGAATCAGGGCTGGTTGTAGTAGCTCCGGTCAAGGAGGTGAAGTCTAGCCCCTGGGCTTTCCTTAAGCCATTTACTTTTCAAATGTGGCTTGTCACAGGTGCCTTCTTTCTTCTCGTGGGAGCTGTAGTCTGGATTCTTGAACACCGAATCAATGGTGAATTCAGGGGTTCACCAAGGAAACAACTTATGACAATATTCTG GTTTAGTTtctcaacaatgtttttttcacACA CTGCTTGGACGTGGTGTAGGAGAGAACACTGTGAGCGCCTTGGGACGATTTGTGCTGATCATTTGGCTATTTGTAGTGTTGATTATCAATTCAAGCTACACAGCTAG